AACACCACCAATTTCACCTTCTCCTGTAAATAACAAGAGTAATTCTATCAGCCCAACGCCACTATCACCTGCACCAGATCATAACAATCGCGCTGTGGCTGATGATGACAAAAAGGAGACTAATCCCAATGAAAGGAATAAAATCACAAAATATTTGAAATGCTTCTCATTTTGATCTTATACTTTTATGGTTGCTGCTTCAGTCACTTTTGCAGATATAGAACACTGCACGCATAGCATCTTCAGACAACAAAAGCTTGTAAAAAAACACTTTCACCAATGTTGTGATCTTGAATTTCTTGATTCATTTGTACAGGAGATGATGGTTGTTATATGGGATATTTCCAGCATTTTTTCTGCATTGTTGTATGGTGAAGAGTTGTGCTTGATTATAATATAATGTCTAGAACCACATGAAAAATGCAGCCAAAGGACAGAAAATCTGGCACTCTATTATATCCTCAATTTTTCATGTATAGCCAGAAGACCGAACAATAAAACATGCTAGGCAGACCTCCAGTTGGCAACCTGGCAATCCTGACATGGAGCACTTATCATTGATCATAGATTACAGCATATGCATGTGACAATTTATTACTCCAAAAAGAATTTGTCCTAGATGCGTAAATCAAAACCTCATAGCAGACAGGGATAGGGCATAGGAACACATGGCTATGTCAAGTTGTCAGCCAATCATGCATTAACAAAATAATTGATTAGTATCTATGGTATAGCATTTAGTTATACTGAGATACAAAAACTGCTGTTGCAGTCAATGAGTCAATATTGATCAACATTCTTTTTTCTGGATCAAGCATTATTCAGTGAAACTTCTCACTGAATGTGTTTCAGCTCATGCACATAACTATTCAGCAATTGCAGTGACAATCTGGTAAGGACAATACTGTTAAACTTGAAATGCTCCATCAGACAGAAGTAACACTGTAACAGAACAACTGCTGAGTACTAATTACTATGAGAAATATAGGGTACACAAAACTGAGCTAGCACTGCACAAGCCAAAAAGTGGCGGCCTTTCTTTGACTCACTTGAAGATTAACCATTTCAGATCTTTGCTGAGAAATATAAATCTGAATGCCAATAAGTTTACTTCAAGAAAAACAGGACATGTTgacagaaacaaaaaaaatctacatACTAATCTGCAAGACACTACATGTGAAAACCCTACTCAAGATGATGCAaacaaatggaaaaaaaaattattgagtCCTAAAAGAAATCGAATTCTAGATAGCTATCACTGCTTTTCTGGGCAGCATCAGAAGGGGCAGCAGCAGGCTCCGATGTTGAAACAGGTTGCTTTGGAGGCCTCTCAATCTCAACAGGCCTGGGAACCTCTGGAGGGCTTGCGCAGCGTATCAATGCCCAGTTCACACCCTCAAAAAATGGATGCTGTTTTATCTCAGTGGCACCACGCTTACAACCCAATCTTTGTTGGGGCTCCTTGACGAGCAGGCCCCTAATTAGATCTCTTGCCGAGAAGCTCACAACCGGGTATTCAGGGAAGCGCAGCGGCTGGCCAATGACGTTGAACAGTGTTGCACGGTTTCCTGACCCTTTGAAAGGTGTTTTTCCAAACAGAAGCTCATACAAGAATATGCCAAAGGTCCACCAGTCAACGGCACTACCATGACCCTCGCCTTTGATAATCTCAGGGGCCAAGTACTCATGTGTACCAACAAATGACATTGAGCGTGCATCACTAGGTTCCGCTATGAGCTCAGGCCATGGGCTGACCTGATTGACAACTTCAGGCTTTGGTTTTCGATCCTTCTTTGACTTGGAGAAAAATCGGGGACCAAAGCATGTTGTGGGAGTGGCACACGATGGCTGAATCATGCAGGATGGCTCCACACAAGCAGGTTGAACACAATAGGCCTGGTTGTTCTTCCGAAGTGCTTCTGCATCAGGGTTAGATGATCTGATCAGTGTTGGGCTCACTGCACAGCGCAGGGAGAGGTCAAAGTCAGATAGCATGATGTGTCCATCCTCACGGACAAGGACATTTTCCGGCTTCAGATCACGATATATGATACCAAGCATGTGCAAGTACTCCATAGCAAGGAGTATTTCTGCCACATAGAATCTGCGACCAAGAAGAAAGTGCAATATCAGTTTACTATGCTATCTTGCAAATAAGTGAATTCAAGAAGTACATGGAacaaaacaaatattccaaAGATATGCATACCACTTTTCATGCTGTTGCTTAGTTCATGCTATTTGAGGAGTTTTAGCTCTTGAATGTGGATGTAAGCTGCAGTTTTTattaattcttaaaaaaactaCATTGATAAAATGAAATATCATTGTGTAGAAATTAATTTTGCATGTATTGACTTCACATTGACAACTTGCACAAAATTATCATCACAATCAGCTTACATACTTAATATAATCCATCCAATTACGCAGTTACACTAACTTAAAGCAAACCATAACCTTTTCTGAATTGTGTATCCACGTTTTCGAAATTTATCGGAACAGAAAAACAACAAATGAAAAAGATAGTGAACCCTACAAGAGTACCAAGGTATTAATGTGTATCATGTGCATTGAGTAAATCATACGTACTTGACAGCTTGTTCTGGAAAATACTTGCCACGCTGCCTTTGTCGAAGAGTATGCAGGTCTCCACCAGGGCAAAACTCCATAACCAGGCATGAGAACTTATCAGTCTCAAAATGGGTATATAACGTTGGAAGAAAAGGATGATCCAGGCACTGCAAGATTTCCTTCTCAGTCTGGGCTCGAAGCAATTTCTTGCGGCTTGCAAGTGATGCCTTGTCCATAACCTTCATCGCAAAATAGCTCTTCGTTCCACTCAGTTCTGAAAGGTACACACTGCCGATATCACCACAACCTAGCTTCTTCAATAGCTTAAAATGACTCAGGCCAAGGATTCCATCCCTAGTCCTGATCATCTGGATTGCCTCCCATCGTGAATCATTCGCCTTGTGAGGCTTGGTGACGCTACTAATGCTGCTGCAAGCGCTTTCATCACTGACATCACTGCTTGTGCTTGGCCTGCATCTGCTGCTACTGAAACCTCTTTCTCCAGTCTCAGATCTCCCAA
The Oryza sativa Japonica Group chromosome 6, ASM3414082v1 DNA segment above includes these coding regions:
- the LOC4340792 gene encoding protein kinase G11A isoform X1; its protein translation is MASKAMPRAPPAAPNLQSLKLCSQNDSSLETTSPSKRSALVPGRSAESSKPNPEVVQKEQKSTQHQNESIDLTGSNDPAEVKAEGNLVPKRLADEEKGVVEDGIANGSLKSSSALGKEHGIASASGSARLVGRSETGERGFSSSRCRPSTSSDVSDESACSSISSVTKPHKANDSRWEAIQMIRTRDGILGLSHFKLLKKLGCGDIGSVYLSELSGTKSYFAMKVMDKASLASRKKLLRAQTEKEILQCLDHPFLPTLYTHFETDKFSCLVMEFCPGGDLHTLRQRQRGKYFPEQAVKFYVAEILLAMEYLHMLGIIYRDLKPENVLVREDGHIMLSDFDLSLRCAVSPTLIRSSNPDAEALRKNNQAYCVQPACVEPSCMIQPSCATPTTCFGPRFFSKSKKDRKPKPEVVNQVSPWPELIAEPSDARSMSFVGTHEYLAPEIIKGEGHGSAVDWWTFGIFLYELLFGKTPFKGSGNRATLFNVIGQPLRFPEYPVVSFSARDLIRGLLVKEPQQRLGCKRGATEIKQHPFFEGVNWALIRCASPPEVPRPVEIERPPKQPVSTSEPAAAPSDAAQKSSDSYLEFDFF